The Planctomicrobium piriforme genome includes the window CGACAAACGCATTCGCAAGCCGGAACGGGCTCGCGAGCTGCTGGCGAAGTATGAAGCCGTTCTCGATCAGAGCGGGGCCTTCGACGCGGCAACGCTGGAGAGCGAGTTCAAGGCATGGATGGAGCAGAGCGGGATCTCCTACGGCGACATCATTCACGCCTTGCGACTTGCCGTTTCCGGAAAGACCGCAGGACCAGGCATGTTCGAATGTCTCGAACTTCTCGGCCGCGAGCGGTGTCTCAAACGGATTGAAATCGCCATTGCGAGAGCCGATGAAAATCCGACCATTTGAAATTGCTGACGAAGCCCAGGTCATCTCCCTGTGGGAACGGTGCGGGCTGGTGCGCCCGTGGAATGATCCCCGCAAGGACATCGCCCGTAAACTGGCGGTGCGGCCGGATCTCTTTCTCGTCGGAGAGCAGGATGGCGAAATCGTCGCCAGCGTGATGGCCGGCTATGAAGGTCATCGTGGCTGGATCAACTACCTCGCCGTCTCACCGGACACCCAGCGGCAAGGCCTGGGCCGGCAGATCATGGACGCCGCGGAGCAACTGTTGCGCGAGGCTGGCTGCCCGAAGATCAACCTTCAGGTGCGGAGCACAAACGCAGCGGTGATCGAATTTTATCGCTCGCTGGGCTATGCCGACGATGAGGTCATCAGCCTTGGGAAACGGCTCGAGATCGACGGCCCAAAGCCATGACCCTGCGCCCACCAAGAGACGGGGAGCAGAGGATTTCACCACGAAAAGCACGAAATAAACGAAAAGAATTGCGGACGTTGCGTCAGCCACGGGTGTCTGCTTTCATGCAAAGCATTGCAATCAAACGAGTTATTTCGTGTTTTTCGTTTCTTTCGTGGTTCTTCTCCGCAGCTCACGGGCTGAAACCTGACAGCCGATCGCTGACCGCTCGCCCCTCCAGAACCGGTCTCGACCCATTTTGCGGGTTTCGGCTAGAGTCCCGGCGAATTCTGCCGGTCCCGGTTCTGTGTGCCGGGAGCGGTGTTCACGGACTTTCATGAGCCGCGATTCCACATGCCTGCCACCAGCGCCACGCATTGTTCCGAGTCAGTCTTCCACATGCTGGGACGGCTGGCGGTGAACTTTGTCACTTTGACGGGTGATCTGGCGCTGTTTTTCACCCGAATGCTGGCCTGGCTGATGCGGGGCTGGCCGCGGGGGAATGTGCTCTGGCCGGTCTTTTATCAGATCGGCGTGCAGAGCGTGCCGGTCATTCTGGTGACAGGCGGCTTCATCGGCATGGTGCTCGTCGTGCAGGCATATGAACAGTTCGCCATGATGCACATGGAAAATCAGCTCGGTACCGTCGTCAACGTGACGCTGGTGAAAGAACTCGGACCAGTGCTGGCCGCGGTGATGCTGGCGGGTCGAGTTGGCAGTTCGATGGCCGCACAACTGGGCACCATGCGGGTGACCGAACAGATCGATGCCCTCACTGCATTGGGAGCGAATCCCATTGCGTACCTGGTCGTACCGCGATTCCTCGCCTGCGTGATGCTCATCCCGATGTTGACGCTCATCGCGGACGGCGTCGGGGTGCTGTCGGGGTGGTGGTTCAGCACGCAGGTGCTGAAGGTCAACAGCTTCTACTACTGGCACTACTCGCAGACGTTCGTCACGACGTACGACATCTGGACGGGCATCATCAAGAGCCTGTTCTTCGGCGCCTCGATTTCGGTGATCGCCTGCCATCGCGGGTTTCACAGCCGGGCCGGAGCAGAAGGGGTCGGCCAGGCCGCGACCGAAGCGTTCGTCTATTCCTTTATCGTGATCCTCGCACTCGACTTCATGCTCGGTTTCATGTTGATGGAACTCTACAACGTCCTCTGGGCCAAAACCGGCTTCGGGGCGTAGTGAAATGGTTGAAGGTTGATGGTTTAAGGTTGAAGAAATTCTCAATCCTGCCATCCGCCTTAAACCCTCAACCTTAAACCTTAAACCATCCTTCTCCCCATGTCCGCCATCCTGAATCTTTCCGGCGTCTACAAGCAGTTCGGCAGTCAGCCGATTCTGCGGGATATCGATCTGTCGATCGAGGCAGAAAAGACGCTGGTGATCATCGGGGAATCAGGCTGCGGCAAGAGCGTCACTCTCAAACTGCTGATGAATCTGATCACCCCCACCGAAGGCCAGGTTCGCTGGTGGGGGCAGCCCGTCAAGAAAATGAACGAACGCGAGCAGACTCGACAACGGCTGCGGTTCGGTTATCTGTTTCAGATGGCGGCGCTCTTCGACAGTCTTACCATTTACGAAAACGTCGCCTTCAGCCTGCGGCAGAACACCCGACTCTCGGATTCCGACATCGATTCCATTGTTCACGAACGTTTGCGCGACGTGGGGCTCGATTCGCGCATCGTCGGCCAGAAGAAGCCTGCAGAATTGTCCGGCGGGATGCGAAAACGGGTCGGGCTCGCCCGGGCACTCGCCACCGATCCCGACGTGATGCTCTATGACGAACCGACCACCGGCCTCGACCCGATCATGAGCGATGTGATCAACGAACTCATCATCAGCACGCGCGAGCGACGGCACATGACCAGCATCGTCGTCACCCACGACATGCACACCGTGCAAAAAGTGGCCGACAGAGTCGTGATGTTTTACCCCCTGTCGCGACTCGAACATCACGAACCACAGATCATCTTCGACGGCACTCCGGAACAGGCCTTCGAAACGGACGACTCTCGTGTCTCACAATTTGTACGCGGCGAAGCAGGGGACCGCATGCTCGAACTGGCTGCAGCATGATGACTTCAAAAATTCGAAATCCGAAGCACGAAATTTGAAACAGCCTTATTCGCCAACCTTCTTGATCCTGACCTGACGTTTTTTGTCCCGCGACTCGATTCCCGTTTCCATTTCACGTTCACTGACTGTTGATCTGCCATGACCGAACGCCAGCTTCAATTTCGGGTCGGCATTTTTGTCGTGCTCGCCATGGCGGTGGGCGCGGTGCTGATCTTTCAATTCAGCGAATTCAAACACTTCTGGCAGAAGACGTACCCGCTGGCGGTGCATTTTCAGGAAGTGCCGGGCCTGCATGCCGGGAGTCCGGTGAAACAGAACGGTATCACCATCGGCGTCGTCAAGGAGATGGTGCTCGATGACGACCAGGGAGGCGTGCTGGTCATCGTCGAAATCTTCGAAGGCTTCCAGATTCGCGCCGACTCCCAGCCGCATCTCTCGCGATCATTCTTCGGCGATGCGAAAATTGATTTCTCGCCTGGCCGTTCCACCCAGATGATGCCCCCGCGCACGCGAGTCGAAGGGGTCGCGGCCACCGATCCGATGCTCGCCATCGAACGCCTCGAACGCACCGTTGGCGTCACGTTGACTTCTTTTGAAACGACCAGTCAGGAATGGAAACTCGTTGGGAAGAACCTCAACGAGTTGATGGACACCAACCGCGGCAATCTGAACGACGTGATCGAACGTACGGCCATCGCGCTGGACCGCTTTAATCAGACGATGGAAACCGCGTCCGCCACGTTCGTCGACGCCGGCGAGGCCTTGCGAACCGCGAGTTCGACGCTCGCCAACGCCAACACGCTGCTCGCCGATCCCCAACTGCAGCGAGATCTGCGACAGACCGCCGCGTCACTGCCGCTGATCGCCGAGGAAACCCGCCAGACCATCGCGGCGGCCCGGGCATCGATGGCGAAGGTCACCGAAAACCTCGACACCATTCAACAGGCGACGTTGCCGCTGGCGAAGGAAAGCGATGTCATCGCCCGAAAATTGTCGAGCAGCCTGATTCAACTGGAATCGCTGCTGACCGAACTCAATCAGTTCTCGCAGATGCTGAATGCAAAAGACGGCTCGCTGCAGAAGTTCGCCTCCGACCCGCAGCTCTATCAACACCTGAACCGCTCGGCATCTTCCCTCGCCGTGCTGCTGGAGAACCTTGATCCAGCTCTGCGGGATCTCAAGATCTTCGCCGACAAAGTCGCCCGACACCCGGAACTGCTGGGCGTGAGCGGCGCGATGCGCGGCAGCACCGGCATCAAGGACGCCCCGGAAGTCCAGCAGACTGGCTTTTCGACGCCAGGACGTGAGCAACGGTAAAGACAATCTACACGTCCTACTGGTGCCTCCTCGCTTGAAATGCGACACTGGAAAGGAATCACGATAACCGTGATTTGCTACCCGCATGTATGTGCGAAGAGGACTGGCATGCAGAACAAATCGAAAGCCAGTGGTTGGCCGACGCTTTTTTTGGCCTTAATCTTCGTCGCCCCAACGATCGATGCATGGCTCAAGTTGATCAATGGCAACGGCGATTGGTGGCCGTGCTTTCTAGGCGGCTCCAATGTGTTGATATTCGGTGGCCTTGCGATCCGCGACTTTCGACGCAAATGGAGAGAATCGACTCAACAGCCATCAATTGAGTCGACAGATGTGCCGCCTGTGAAACACTCTATTCGATGAATGCTGCATCATCATTGTCCCGGACGCTGAGAGCGTAGGGGACAATTCATGTATGCCGACTGGTGTGCGGTCGCTTGAATCGCGAAACTGGAACTGGTTCACGTTGCATTGATTTGCTACCCGCTTGTGCAAAAGTGAAGGGATCTCATGCAGCAAGAGTCACAAGTCAGGAGCGGGCAGGCGCTGATCTTAGCGATCATCTTCGTCATTCTTACGACGATCGCTTTGCACGACGCCTTGAATGGCAACGGTCGCTGGTGGTCAGTTTTCTTGAGCGGCTCCGCAACAGTGCAGTTCGCCCGACTATCAATTCGTAACTTTCGACGCGGACATGCTCCATCTCTGCCCCAGGAATGAATGGCTCTTACGACCGGATGTCATCCTATGTCAAGTAATCCCACCGAAATCCAAAGACGAGAATCCGTAGCTCGCGCGGCGATCAAAAATGCCTTTGGGAAGCCGGAGGCAGAGTGGAGCGTGACTCTCTTCGTGACGCACCATTTGGGAGAGTTGGACTCCAGCTATTGGATAAAACACCTCTCGACCGGAACTCCCGAGCAACATCGCGTTTTGGAACTACTGGAGCTTCGATCTCACTGGGGAGGAGACGATGAAATTGAAAACTTTGATTTCACGCTTCCAGACGAGATCACGAACTATGTGATCAGTGTGAATTTCGATGAGGAGGGAAACGTCAGCGAGATATCGATGGAAAGCTAGCGAGGAGTCGCTGAGACGATTTGCAAACAACTTCAGTTTTCTCGTAAGCGTAACCGTGAACAACATTACGCGTTCGCAAACTCGCTGTCCTGGCGTTCTTCCCACTGGTCCAGCGTCATGACGACTTCACGTGACTTCGAGCCCTTGTAGTCGCCGACGATGCCGTCTTCGGCCATGTGGTCGATCATGCGTGCCGCGCGGCCATAGCCGACGCCGAGGGCGCGTTGCAGTAGCGAACAACTGCCGCGGCCTTCGCGGATCACCACTTCCACGGCTTGCGGGTACATGTCATCACGTTCGCGCGGGCCGTCGCCTCCGCCAGTCCCGGCTTGAGCCGCAGCTTTCGTCGCCTGTTCGATCTCGGCGCTGTACCGAGTTGGGAACCGGCTGTAGAACTCGATGATCGAGCTCACTTCTTCATCGCTGATGTACGTTCCCTGTGCCCGGGTCAGGCTGCTGGTGCCAGGCGCCAGATACAGCATGTCCCCGTTGCCGAGCAAACGTTCGGCCCCCATCTCATCGAGGACCACGCGGCTGTCCACACGGCTCGCCACCTGAAATGAAATTCGGGCCGGCAGGTTCGATTTGATCAGGCCGGTGATGACATCCACCGTAGGCTTCTGCGTCGCCAATACAAGGTGAATCCCCACGGCGCGTGACTTCTGGGCGA containing:
- a CDS encoding GNAT family acetyltransferase, translating into MKIRPFEIADEAQVISLWERCGLVRPWNDPRKDIARKLAVRPDLFLVGEQDGEIVASVMAGYEGHRGWINYLAVSPDTQRQGLGRQIMDAAEQLLREAGCPKINLQVRSTNAAVIEFYRSLGYADDEVISLGKRLEIDGPKP
- a CDS encoding MlaE family ABC transporter permease, whose product is MPATSATHCSESVFHMLGRLAVNFVTLTGDLALFFTRMLAWLMRGWPRGNVLWPVFYQIGVQSVPVILVTGGFIGMVLVVQAYEQFAMMHMENQLGTVVNVTLVKELGPVLAAVMLAGRVGSSMAAQLGTMRVTEQIDALTALGANPIAYLVVPRFLACVMLIPMLTLIADGVGVLSGWWFSTQVLKVNSFYYWHYSQTFVTTYDIWTGIIKSLFFGASISVIACHRGFHSRAGAEGVGQAATEAFVYSFIVILALDFMLGFMLMELYNVLWAKTGFGA
- a CDS encoding ABC transporter ATP-binding protein, translated to MSAILNLSGVYKQFGSQPILRDIDLSIEAEKTLVIIGESGCGKSVTLKLLMNLITPTEGQVRWWGQPVKKMNEREQTRQRLRFGYLFQMAALFDSLTIYENVAFSLRQNTRLSDSDIDSIVHERLRDVGLDSRIVGQKKPAELSGGMRKRVGLARALATDPDVMLYDEPTTGLDPIMSDVINELIISTRERRHMTSIVVTHDMHTVQKVADRVVMFYPLSRLEHHEPQIIFDGTPEQAFETDDSRVSQFVRGEAGDRMLELAAA
- a CDS encoding MlaD family protein; amino-acid sequence: MTERQLQFRVGIFVVLAMAVGAVLIFQFSEFKHFWQKTYPLAVHFQEVPGLHAGSPVKQNGITIGVVKEMVLDDDQGGVLVIVEIFEGFQIRADSQPHLSRSFFGDAKIDFSPGRSTQMMPPRTRVEGVAATDPMLAIERLERTVGVTLTSFETTSQEWKLVGKNLNELMDTNRGNLNDVIERTAIALDRFNQTMETASATFVDAGEALRTASSTLANANTLLADPQLQRDLRQTAASLPLIAEETRQTIAAARASMAKVTENLDTIQQATLPLAKESDVIARKLSSSLIQLESLLTELNQFSQMLNAKDGSLQKFASDPQLYQHLNRSASSLAVLLENLDPALRDLKIFADKVARHPELLGVSGAMRGSTGIKDAPEVQQTGFSTPGREQR
- a CDS encoding DUF2004 domain-containing protein, with the translated sequence MSSNPTEIQRRESVARAAIKNAFGKPEAEWSVTLFVTHHLGELDSSYWIKHLSTGTPEQHRVLELLELRSHWGGDDEIENFDFTLPDEITNYVISVNFDEEGNVSEISMES